In Bacillus sp. KH172YL63, one genomic interval encodes:
- the yabG gene encoding sporulation peptidase YabG, with protein sequence MNIEINDVVGRLSYQCDILFRVIDIRMIDGHKTAVLYGEDFRLIADAPFHDLKKMDPREQDRISKEFRSKEEQSLGLFRQDIELLKYKQEYRVTNAYRDDYNYFQVPGKVLHLDGDPSYLRKCLDLYEKIGVPVKGVHCSETEMPHQIGPLIDKYRPNIIVLTGHDAYSKAKGAKGDINAYRHSKYFVQAVREARSKSPHLDQLVIFAGACQSHFESLIHAGANFASSPSRVNIHALDPVYIVAKICFTGFKDSVNVWDVIRNTLTGDKGLGGIETKGVLRTGMPYKISEED encoded by the coding sequence GTGAATATCGAAATCAATGATGTCGTGGGGCGCCTTTCCTATCAATGTGATATTTTATTCAGGGTGATTGATATCCGCATGATAGATGGACATAAAACGGCAGTGCTGTATGGTGAAGATTTTCGATTAATAGCGGATGCTCCTTTTCATGATTTGAAGAAGATGGACCCTAGAGAGCAGGATCGTATTTCGAAGGAGTTTCGTTCCAAAGAGGAACAATCTCTCGGCTTATTTCGACAAGATATTGAGTTGCTCAAGTATAAGCAGGAATACAGGGTGACAAATGCTTATCGGGACGATTATAACTATTTCCAGGTTCCGGGGAAAGTTCTTCATCTTGATGGAGATCCCAGCTATTTAAGAAAGTGCCTAGATCTTTATGAGAAAATCGGTGTACCGGTAAAAGGCGTTCACTGCAGTGAAACAGAGATGCCTCACCAAATCGGACCCCTTATCGATAAATATAGACCGAATATTATCGTATTGACCGGTCACGATGCTTATTCAAAAGCAAAAGGGGCCAAGGGAGATATTAATGCTTACCGACATTCCAAATACTTCGTCCAGGCTGTGAGGGAAGCCCGGAGCAAATCCCCCCATTTGGACCAGCTGGTGATCTTTGCCGGGGCCTGTCAATCCCACTTCGAATCCCTTATTCATGCCGGCGCCAATTTTGCAAGCTCACCGTCCAGGGTCAATATCCATGCACTGGATCCGGTTTATATTGTTGCAAAGATATGCTTTACCGGATTCAAAGACTCTGTGAATGTATGGGACGTCATACGCAATACATTGACAGGGGATAAAGGCTTGGGTGGGATAGAGACAAAGGGTGTACTTCGTACGGGGATGCCGTACAAAATTTCGGAGGAAGACTAA
- the veg gene encoding biofilm formation stimulator Veg, with the protein MPKTLADIKRSLDSNLGKRLMLKANGGRRKTIERSGVLAETYPSVFVVQLDQEENAFERVSYSYADVLTETVQLTFYDESTGNIIFSQQ; encoded by the coding sequence ATGCCAAAAACATTAGCCGACATTAAAAGATCCCTTGATTCCAATCTTGGGAAACGATTAATGCTAAAAGCAAACGGTGGACGTCGAAAAACAATTGAGCGTTCAGGTGTTCTAGCCGAAACGTATCCTTCTGTATTCGTGGTTCAACTGGATCAAGAAGAGAATGCGTTCGAACGAGTTTCTTACAGCTATGCAGATGTTCTCACTGAGACAGTTCAATTAACATTTTATGATGAATCAACAGGAAATATCATCTTTAGCC